ACCCGTGGCCGGACGAGCCCGAGGAGTTCGACCCGGACAGCCTCGCCCCCTCCGTCGAGGTTCCGGAGGCACCGACGGCCCCCGAGTTCTCCGACAGTAACGTCGACGAGGACGTCGCGCAGGCGTTCTGGGCGACGGTCGTCATGGCGAACGTCGCGCTGTTCGGCATCAGCGTCGGCGCGATGATCGTCTACTTTCTCGGCGACCTCCAGACGGGCGGCATGGCCATCCTCGTCGGCGTGGTCGCCGCCCTGTTCGGGTACCGATACTACGCCGGCTTCCAGCGGGACCGACAGTCCTAACGAGCGCCCGACTTTACCCGTGCTCATGCGGACGGTTCACGACGACGACGGCCGACGCTACCTCCTGCTCAAACGGTCGAGCGAGTCGTCGCTCGTCCGCGACCCGACGACCGGCGAGGAGCGGTACCTCCCGAACGACGACCTCACCGCCGACGAGGAGGACACCGACGCACTCGGACTCGCGGCGGCGGCCGTCCCGGACACGGTCAGACGCGTCCTCTCGGCCTGCCGCGACGACCGCTCGCTGGGCCTCCTCCTCGAACTCGACCGTCGCGGACCGGTCCCGGCGCGGGCGCTGATGGAGTACGACCTCTGTGAGAGCGACGTGCTCGGACTCGTCGGCGAGTTCCGCGCGGCCGGACTGGTCGTCGAGGCGGACGTGGGCGGCGAACGCGGCTACGACGTGACCGACGACGCCCGCGAGGCGCTTGCCGTCCTGCGGTCGGAGCGCACGGCGCAGTCACGCACGGGCGACGAGGGCTGAGGAACGAACTCAGTCCGCCAGCAGCGTCGCCAGTTCCCGCTCGCGGTCGACCGTCGACCGGTTCGACGTGGGGTTCTTCTCGACGTGGACGAGGTCGTCGGCCGCGCCCGCCAGTTCCTCGTCGTGGCTGACGACGACGATCTGCTCGACGCCCACGTCGCGCATCGACCCGATCAGTTCCACGAGTTTCGAGACGTGACCCGCGTCGAGGAACACCGTCGGTTCGTCGAGGATGAGCGGCGGCATCGGCGCGGCCCCCTCGATACCCTCCGCGAGCAGGCGGTAGATGGCACAGCGCAGCGAGAGGTTGAACAGCGCGCGCTCGCCGCCGGACAACTGCTCGGGGTCGAGGGGTTCGCCGTCCTTCTGGTAGACGGTGAGTTCGTAGTCGCCGTCGAGTTCGATGCGCGCGTAGGAGTCGTTCTGGTAGACGAGGTCGAACGTCTCGTTCAGTAGCGACTCGAGTTTGACGACGTTGCGCTGACGCAACTCGGCGCGGAGGTCGGCGTACATCGACTGTAGCTCCTCGGTCTCCTCGTACAGCGCGTCGAGGCGCTCGACGGTCGCAGCGAGTTCCTCGCGGCGCTCCCGGAGGTCGTCGAGCGCGTCGAGTTCGTTCTCGATGGCACCCACGTCGCTCTGGAGTTCGTCGCGTTCCTCGCGCAGGTCCGCCAGTTTCGGCTCGACGTACTCGATGAACTCCCGAGCACCGCGCAGGTTCTCCCGGTCGCCTTCGATCTGGTCTTCGTCGAACGACTCGCGGAGTTCGTCGCGGCGTTCGCGCCGCTCGCGCAGGTGCTCTCGGCGCTCGTCGTTCACGTCCGCGAGTTCCTCGCGCCGGTCGCGGAGGCGCTCTCGTTCCTCCTCGGCGTCGTCGATGTCGTCGACGAGGTCCGAGAGCCGGTCGAGCCGGGTCCGGCGCTCGCGCACCTCCGCGAGGTCGCCGTTCAACTCGCCGATGGCCTCCCGCGCGTCGACGGCTCGTTCGTCGGCAGCCTCGGCCCCGTCGCGCTTCGCTTCGGCTTCGGTCTCCAGTCGGTCGGCCTCCTCGCGGAGTTCTTCCACGCGCTCGCGCTCCCGCTCGACCGTCGCTTCGCGCTCCTCGATGAGCTGTTCGAGGTTCTCGCGGTCCGAGACGGCCTCCTCGACGGCGGCCTCCCGCTCGACGAGTTCCTCGGCTCGCTCGTACCGGTCGTCGGCTGCCTCCAGTGACTCGGTCACCTCCGTCAGTTCCGACTCCAGCGTGCTCACCTGCTCGCGGCGCTCTTCGATGCTCTCGACGTGCGGACTCCCGTCGACCGGCTGGCCGCACTCGGGACACTTCCCCTCGGCGAGGAGTTCCTCGGCCTCCTCGACGGCGGCGTTCGCGTTCTTCAGGTCGCTCTCCAGCGCCGCCTTCCGCTCGCGGAGCGTCGACCGCTCCTCGGCGACGCGTTCGCGGAACGTCTCGGCCTCGCCGAACGCGCAGGGGGCCTCCTCGAACGCCTCGCGCTTCCGCTCGGCGTCCCGTTCGAGGTCGGCGACCTGCTCGCGGCGCTCGTCGAGCGTCTCGGTCGTCTCCGCCACTTCCTCTTCGAGTTCCGTCGCCTCCTCGCGAGCGTCCGAGGCGCGGGATTCGAGGTCCTCGACGGTCTCGCGGAGCGTCTCGGCGGTGTTCGACGCTTCCTGTGCGGTGAGTCGGTGCTCTTCGAGCGACGAACGGAGGTCGTCTTCACGGTCCGCCAGTTCCTCGTCGCGTTCGTCGACGGCGTCGGCCTCCGGCGCGTCGATGTCGGTCTCCGCGAGCACCTCGTCGCGTTCCTCCTCCAGTTCGGAGACGGTCGTCCTGAGCTCCGAGAGTCTGTCCTTGGCCGTCTCGCGTTCGCGCTCTGTCTCGGCGATGGCCGACTGGAGCTCCTCGATGGTCTCCTCGACCCCCTCCAGTTCCTCGCGGCGCTCCTCGACGGCGTCGAGGCGCTCTTCGAGCGTGTCGCGCGTCGTTATCGCCTGCTCGCGTTTCGTCTCGAGGCGCTCTATCTCCGCGTCGGTCTCGGTCCGCTCGTCGAGCAGCGTCGTCCGCCGACCGTGGAGGTTCTTCGCCTCCTTCTCGGATATCTGTGCCTCGACGTCGTCCAGCGCACCGCGTTTCGTGTCTCGGACTCGACCGACGCCGACCCGCGCGTCGCTGGCTCGTTCGCGGTACTCCTCCAGCGTCCCGAGCTGGAGGAGGTCGTCGATCATGTTCTGGCGCTGGCTCGGCGAGGCGTTGATGAGCTTGTTCACCTCGCCCTGCCGGACGTACGCGCAGTTGACGAACGCGCCCGCGTCCATCCGGAGCAGGTCCTCGACGTACCCACGGACGTCGCGTGCGCCCTCGACGGGGCCGTCGGGCGTCTCCAGCAGACAGGTCGCGGTCTGGGCACGGTCGCCGGTGTAGCGGATTCGGCGCTCGACGTGGTAGCGCTCGCCACCGTGCGCGAACCAGAGTTCGACCGTCGTCTCCTCCGCGCCGATGGTGACCACCTCGTCGAGCGTCGTGTCGAGCGCCTTCGCACCGTAGAGCGCGAAGAAGCA
This region of Halomarina salina genomic DNA includes:
- a CDS encoding DUF7322 domain-containing protein, producing MLEDDDDPWPDEPEEFDPDSLAPSVEVPEAPTAPEFSDSNVDEDVAQAFWATVVMANVALFGISVGAMIVYFLGDLQTGGMAILVGVVAALFGYRYYAGFQRDRQS
- a CDS encoding DUF7346 family protein, which encodes MRTVHDDDGRRYLLLKRSSESSLVRDPTTGEERYLPNDDLTADEEDTDALGLAAAAVPDTVRRVLSACRDDRSLGLLLELDRRGPVPARALMEYDLCESDVLGLVGEFRAAGLVVEADVGGERGYDVTDDAREALAVLRSERTAQSRTGDEG
- the rad50 gene encoding DNA double-strand break repair ATPase Rad50 — translated: MRFERVRLENFKCYADADLHLDDGVTVMYGLNGSGKSSLLEACFFALYGAKALDTTLDEVVTIGAEETTVELWFAHGGERYHVERRIRYTGDRAQTATCLLETPDGPVEGARDVRGYVEDLLRMDAGAFVNCAYVRQGEVNKLINASPSQRQNMIDDLLQLGTLEEYRERASDARVGVGRVRDTKRGALDDVEAQISEKEAKNLHGRRTTLLDERTETDAEIERLETKREQAITTRDTLEERLDAVEERREELEGVEETIEELQSAIAETERERETAKDRLSELRTTVSELEEERDEVLAETDIDAPEADAVDERDEELADREDDLRSSLEEHRLTAQEASNTAETLRETVEDLESRASDAREEATELEEEVAETTETLDERREQVADLERDAERKREAFEEAPCAFGEAETFRERVAEERSTLRERKAALESDLKNANAAVEEAEELLAEGKCPECGQPVDGSPHVESIEERREQVSTLESELTEVTESLEAADDRYERAEELVEREAAVEEAVSDRENLEQLIEEREATVERERERVEELREEADRLETEAEAKRDGAEAADERAVDAREAIGELNGDLAEVRERRTRLDRLSDLVDDIDDAEEERERLRDRREELADVNDERREHLRERRERRDELRESFDEDQIEGDRENLRGAREFIEYVEPKLADLREERDELQSDVGAIENELDALDDLRERREELAATVERLDALYEETEELQSMYADLRAELRQRNVVKLESLLNETFDLVYQNDSYARIELDGDYELTVYQKDGEPLDPEQLSGGERALFNLSLRCAIYRLLAEGIEGAAPMPPLILDEPTVFLDAGHVSKLVELIGSMRDVGVEQIVVVSHDEELAGAADDLVHVEKNPTSNRSTVDRERELATLLAD